A genomic window from Cupriavidus basilensis includes:
- a CDS encoding branched-chain amino acid ABC transporter permease: MDIFGIPLPAMLSQLLLGLVNGAFYAMLSLGLAVIFGLLNVINFAHGALFMLGAVLAWMGMEYAGLNYWVMLVLSPLAVALIGIVIERTMLRWIYKLDHIYGLLLTLGITLVIEGIFRSIYGVSGLPYSAPEALSGATDLGFMILPNYRAWVVAASLVVCFSTWYLIEKTKLGAYLRAGTENPKLVEAFGVNVPLMVTLTYGFGVALAAFAGVLAAPVIQISPLMGQNLIIIVFAVVVIGGMGSIMGSILTGLGLGVIEGLTKVFYPEASSTVVFFIMVIVLMLRPAGLFGREK; the protein is encoded by the coding sequence ATGGACATCTTCGGTATTCCTCTGCCCGCCATGCTGTCCCAGTTACTGCTGGGACTGGTCAACGGTGCCTTCTATGCGATGTTGAGCCTTGGCCTTGCGGTCATCTTCGGACTGCTCAACGTCATCAATTTTGCCCACGGGGCGCTGTTCATGCTCGGCGCGGTCCTGGCCTGGATGGGCATGGAGTACGCCGGGCTCAACTACTGGGTGATGCTGGTGCTGTCGCCGCTCGCGGTGGCACTGATCGGCATCGTGATCGAGCGCACCATGCTGCGCTGGATCTACAAGCTCGACCATATCTACGGCCTGCTGCTGACGCTCGGTATCACGCTGGTGATCGAAGGCATCTTTCGCTCGATCTACGGGGTGTCGGGACTGCCGTACTCGGCGCCTGAGGCGCTGAGCGGCGCCACGGATCTGGGTTTCATGATCCTGCCGAACTACCGGGCCTGGGTGGTGGCTGCCTCGCTGGTGGTGTGCTTCTCCACCTGGTACCTGATCGAGAAGACCAAGCTGGGCGCTTATTTGCGCGCTGGCACCGAGAACCCCAAGCTGGTTGAAGCCTTTGGCGTCAACGTGCCGCTGATGGTGACGCTGACCTACGGGTTCGGCGTGGCGCTGGCGGCATTTGCCGGCGTGCTCGCGGCACCGGTGATCCAGATCTCGCCGCTGATGGGGCAGAACCTGATCATCATCGTGTTCGCGGTGGTGGTGATCGGCGGGATGGGCTCGATCATGGGCTCGATCCTGACCGGCCTCGGCCTGGGCGTGATCGAGGGCCTGACCAAGGTGTTCTATCCCGAGGCCTCCTCCACGGTCGTGTTCTTCATCATGGTGATCGTGCTGATGCTGCGCCCGGCCGGACTGTTCGGGAGGGAGAAGTGA